In Luteitalea sp. TBR-22, one genomic interval encodes:
- a CDS encoding beta-lactamase hydrolase domain-containing protein, giving the protein MDGVVNFSRVDATVACGGDTPQAVFPALKAEGFTSVVNLRLGHEPGVAEEAAVVEAVGLRYHHIPMTPTAPEAEAADRFLEVIADSSNQPVYIHCASANRVGAVWAIKRVVQDGWDRERAIAEAQAIGMKSPVMLDFVTRYLDAYR; this is encoded by the coding sequence CCTGCGGTGGCGACACGCCGCAGGCGGTGTTCCCCGCCCTCAAGGCCGAGGGCTTCACCTCGGTGGTGAACCTCCGGCTCGGCCACGAGCCGGGCGTGGCCGAGGAGGCCGCGGTCGTCGAGGCGGTCGGCCTCCGGTATCACCACATCCCGATGACGCCGACGGCGCCCGAGGCCGAGGCCGCCGACCGGTTCCTCGAGGTCATCGCCGACTCGTCGAACCAGCCGGTGTACATCCATTGCGCCTCCGCCAACCGGGTGGGCGCCGTGTGGGCGATCAAGCGCGTCGTGCAGGACGGCTGGGACCGCGAGCGCGCCATCGCCGAGGCCCAGGCGATCGGCATGAAGAGCCCGGTGATGCTCGATTTCGTGACGCGGTACCTCGACGCATACAGGTAG
- a CDS encoding pyridoxal-dependent decarboxylase, with the protein MSFPDIPRTVGPLGDMPAEEFRAAGHALVDWIAEYLATAERYPVMSQVEPGALARALPASAPLHGEPIGVVLDDVERQIVPALTHWNSPTFFGYFSICASGPGILADFLSSALNQQAMLWRTSPAATELEAVSLSWLRQLMGLPATFEGVIYDTASISTLHALAAARERALPGVRRTGLEGREDAHGLRVYCSDQAHSSVDKAVILLGLGHDAVVRIPSDEAFRMRPEALAARVAADRAAGLHPLAVVATTGTTSTTSVDPVAAIADVCQREGLWLHVDAAYGGAAALLPEMAWVLEGADRADSLVVNPHKWMLTPFDLSVLFCRHMDLLREAFSLVPEYLRTSEAPEVRNLMDTGVQLGRRFRSLKLWFVLRYFGADGMRTRIAEHVRLASLLAGWVDADPAFERVAPTPMSVVCFRARPESLQNDPAALDTLNERLLLELNAGGRIFLSHTKLRDAFVLRFAIGHARTTESHVADAWALIRTTAASLI; encoded by the coding sequence GTGTCCTTTCCCGACATCCCCCGCACCGTCGGTCCGCTCGGCGACATGCCGGCCGAGGAGTTCCGCGCCGCCGGTCACGCCCTCGTCGACTGGATCGCCGAGTACCTCGCGACCGCCGAGCGCTACCCCGTGATGTCGCAGGTGGAACCGGGGGCCCTCGCGCGCGCCCTCCCCGCCAGCGCGCCTCTCCACGGCGAGCCGATCGGCGTCGTCCTCGACGACGTGGAGCGGCAGATCGTGCCGGCGCTCACGCACTGGAACAGCCCGACGTTCTTCGGCTACTTCTCGATCTGCGCGAGCGGTCCGGGCATCCTCGCCGACTTCCTGTCGTCGGCGCTCAATCAACAGGCGATGCTGTGGCGCACGTCGCCGGCGGCCACCGAGCTCGAGGCGGTGTCGCTGTCATGGTTGCGGCAGTTGATGGGCCTGCCCGCCACGTTCGAGGGCGTCATCTACGACACCGCGTCGATCTCCACGCTGCATGCGCTGGCGGCCGCACGGGAGCGCGCGCTCCCCGGGGTGCGGCGCACCGGGCTCGAAGGGCGGGAGGACGCGCACGGCCTGCGCGTGTACTGCTCCGACCAGGCGCATTCGTCGGTGGACAAGGCGGTGATTCTGCTCGGCCTCGGGCACGACGCCGTGGTCCGGATCCCCAGCGACGAGGCGTTCCGGATGCGCCCGGAAGCGCTTGCCGCTCGCGTCGCCGCCGACCGCGCTGCCGGACTCCACCCGCTCGCCGTGGTGGCGACCACCGGCACCACCTCGACGACGAGCGTCGATCCAGTGGCGGCGATCGCCGACGTGTGCCAGCGCGAGGGCCTGTGGCTGCACGTCGATGCGGCGTACGGGGGCGCCGCGGCGCTGCTGCCGGAGATGGCCTGGGTGCTCGAGGGCGCCGACCGGGCCGACTCGCTCGTCGTCAACCCGCACAAGTGGATGCTCACGCCGTTCGACCTCAGCGTGCTGTTCTGCCGCCACATGGACCTGCTGCGCGAGGCGTTCTCGCTGGTGCCGGAGTACCTGAGGACGAGCGAGGCGCCCGAGGTCCGCAACCTGATGGACACGGGCGTGCAGCTCGGGCGTCGATTCCGATCGCTGAAGCTGTGGTTCGTCCTGCGGTACTTCGGCGCCGACGGCATGCGCACGCGCATCGCCGAGCACGTCCGGCTGGCCTCGTTGCTCGCCGGTTGGGTGGACGCCGACCCTGCCTTCGAGCGCGTCGCACCGACGCCGATGAGCGTGGTCTGTTTCCGTGCCCGTCCGGAATCACTACAGAACGATCCGGCTGCGCTCGATACGTTGAACGAGCGGCTGCTGCTCGAGCTGAACGCGGGCGGCCGGATCTTCCTCTCGCACACGAAACTGCGCGACGCGTTCGTCCTGCGCTTCGCCATCGGGCACGCGCGCACCACGGAATCGCACGTGGCCGACGCGTGGGCGCTGATCAGGACGACCGCGGCAAGCCTCATCTGA
- a CDS encoding outer membrane protein, with amino-acid sequence MSVRRWLCSSVVVCALVAMPAAASADILLTPFAGVSFLEQEKKPLTYGVGLSLGGLIGIEGEIARVSLAEQGIVGTSVSLETNLTTYMGNLVLRLPVGSVQPYATGGLGLIKVSGDVDAAYLGNVLSVSGSELGMNFGGGLYVFLGDNLGIRGDVRYFRTIGEVTLEDITDFGGFDDLPVPQFDFWRATAGVTLKF; translated from the coding sequence GTGAGCGTTCGTCGCTGGCTATGTTCGTCGGTCGTCGTGTGTGCCCTGGTGGCCATGCCCGCAGCGGCGTCGGCCGACATCCTGTTGACCCCGTTTGCGGGCGTCAGCTTCCTCGAGCAGGAGAAGAAGCCACTGACCTACGGCGTCGGCCTGTCGCTCGGCGGCCTCATCGGCATCGAGGGCGAGATCGCGCGGGTCAGCCTGGCCGAGCAGGGCATCGTCGGCACGTCGGTGAGCCTCGAGACGAACCTCACGACGTACATGGGCAACCTCGTCCTGCGGCTGCCCGTCGGGTCGGTGCAGCCCTACGCCACCGGGGGACTGGGGCTGATCAAGGTGTCGGGCGACGTCGACGCCGCCTACCTGGGCAACGTGCTCAGCGTGAGCGGCAGCGAGCTCGGCATGAACTTCGGCGGTGGGTTGTACGTGTTCCTCGGCGACAACCTCGGCATCCGCGGCGACGTGCGCTACTTCCGCACGATCGGCGAGGTGACGCTCGAGGACATCACCGACTTCGGCGGGTTCGACGACCTGCCGGTGCCGCAGTTCGACTTCTGGCGAGCCACCGCTGGCGTCACGCTGAAGTTCTGA
- a CDS encoding outer membrane protein: protein MTTPRALEVRFHMKKLLLSSLALTLLAAAPVAAQTRGIVTPFVGVTTDTPTDENRTVYGGSIGVLGPIFGFEADFGYTPNFFEFEDDFGELDSEGSVTTAMGNLLVATPGRFRVYGTVGAGLMRSNLKLLDFFDDLSSNDFGINYGGGLMVFVTDNVGIRGDIRQFRSLQNDDLGDDFPEPGDFDLGDFKFWRATAGVSFRF from the coding sequence ATGACCACTCCACGCGCACTGGAGGTGCGCTTTCATATGAAGAAGCTGTTGCTGTCCTCGCTCGCCCTCACCCTGCTCGCCGCCGCGCCCGTCGCGGCGCAGACGCGCGGTATCGTCACGCCCTTCGTCGGCGTCACCACCGATACCCCGACCGACGAGAACCGCACCGTGTACGGCGGATCGATTGGCGTGCTCGGCCCGATCTTCGGCTTCGAGGCCGACTTCGGCTACACGCCGAACTTCTTCGAGTTCGAGGACGACTTCGGCGAGCTCGACTCCGAGGGCAGCGTCACGACGGCGATGGGCAACCTGCTGGTCGCCACGCCGGGGCGCTTCCGCGTGTACGGCACGGTGGGCGCCGGCCTGATGCGGTCGAACCTCAAGCTGCTCGACTTCTTCGACGACCTGTCGAGCAACGACTTCGGGATCAACTACGGCGGCGGCCTGATGGTGTTCGTGACCGACAACGTCGGCATCCGCGGCGACATCCGCCAGTTCCGCAGCCTGCAGAACGACGACCTCGGCGACGACTTCCCGGAGCCGGGCGACTTCGACCTCGGCGACTTCAAGTTCTGGCGCGCGACGGCCGGCGTCAGCTTCAGGTTCTGA
- a CDS encoding pyridoxal phosphate-dependent aminotransferase, which yields MHLPRRITDIQPPVIPILGEWIRSNPGTISLGQGITSYGPPPEAMQAVQSFGSTLAEHRYGPVEGQPELLAILRDKLTRENGLDLTGRRVIVTSGGNMAFLNAVLAVTDPGDEVILPVPFYFNHEMALTMIGCRAVGVPTDARYQLDLPALRRAITPRTRAIVTISPNNPTGAVYPEADLRAVNVMCAEHGLVHVTDEVYEYFTYGQAQHYSPGSDPASRPHTISMFSLSKAYGFASWRIGYMVVPDELFDAVNKIQDTNLICPPLVCQAAAAGALRVGRPYTEPHVAALDVVRREVHETLRGLGDLVEAPGTDGAFYVLLRVKTDLDAFTLTRRLIERHKVAVVPGSAFGVTDRCALRISFGALDRESVAAGMARLVEGLRAEA from the coding sequence GTGCACCTGCCGCGCCGCATCACCGACATCCAGCCGCCCGTCATCCCGATCCTCGGCGAGTGGATCCGGTCCAATCCCGGAACCATCTCGCTGGGGCAGGGCATCACCTCGTACGGGCCGCCGCCTGAAGCCATGCAGGCGGTGCAGTCGTTCGGCTCGACGCTGGCCGAGCACCGGTACGGGCCCGTGGAGGGGCAGCCCGAGCTGCTCGCGATCCTCCGCGACAAGCTGACGCGCGAGAACGGCCTCGACCTGACCGGCCGTCGCGTGATCGTCACCTCGGGCGGCAACATGGCGTTCCTGAACGCCGTCCTGGCGGTGACCGACCCCGGCGACGAGGTCATCCTGCCGGTGCCGTTCTACTTCAATCACGAGATGGCGCTGACGATGATCGGGTGCCGGGCCGTCGGCGTGCCGACCGACGCGCGCTACCAGCTCGATCTCCCGGCGCTGCGCCGGGCGATCACGCCGCGCACCCGGGCGATCGTCACGATCTCGCCCAACAACCCCACCGGTGCGGTGTACCCGGAGGCCGACCTGCGTGCCGTCAACGTGATGTGCGCCGAGCACGGCCTCGTGCACGTCACCGACGAGGTGTACGAGTACTTCACGTACGGCCAGGCGCAGCACTACTCGCCCGGGAGCGATCCGGCAAGCCGGCCGCACACGATCTCGATGTTCTCGCTGTCGAAGGCATACGGGTTCGCGAGCTGGCGCATCGGCTACATGGTGGTGCCCGACGAGCTGTTCGACGCGGTCAACAAGATCCAGGACACCAACCTGATCTGTCCGCCGCTGGTATGCCAGGCCGCGGCGGCGGGCGCGCTGCGGGTCGGTCGCCCGTACACCGAACCGCACGTCGCCGCGCTCGACGTGGTGCGCCGCGAGGTGCACGAGACGCTGCGCGGGCTCGGTGATCTGGTGGAGGCCCCCGGCACCGACGGCGCGTTCTACGTGCTGCTGCGGGTGAAGACCGACCTCGATGCGTTCACGCTCACCCGTCGCCTGATCGAGCGGCACAAGGTGGCCGTGGTGCCCGGCAGCGCATTCGGGGTCACCGACAGGTGCGCGCTGCGCATCTCGTTCGGCGCGCTGGACCGCGAGTCGGTGGCCGCCGGGATGGCGAGGTTGGTGGAGGGCCTGCGCGCGGAGGCGTAG
- a CDS encoding J domain-containing protein, which produces MGARLGFADVLLNKLADVPPPVVLGGREPSIVSPTWVHRLEPLRVVSAQVLSARYPHMATAAPAGQPRGEETASRPARGGSSANLSAVRPRTARERLGISLLNRLGANLTDGASDEEIRSAYRRLVRESHPDRHQSADVASLEARARTLRAVIRAWDVYSGRTADAA; this is translated from the coding sequence ATGGGTGCCCGGCTCGGGTTTGCGGACGTGCTGCTCAACAAGCTTGCTGACGTGCCGCCTCCGGTGGTGCTCGGCGGGCGGGAGCCGTCGATCGTGAGCCCGACCTGGGTGCATCGCCTCGAGCCGCTGCGCGTCGTGTCGGCGCAGGTCCTCTCGGCGCGCTATCCGCACATGGCGACTGCAGCGCCGGCCGGGCAGCCGCGCGGGGAGGAAACCGCGTCGCGACCGGCGCGTGGTGGCTCGAGCGCGAACCTGTCCGCGGTCCGCCCCCGCACCGCCCGCGAGCGGCTCGGCATCTCCCTGCTGAACCGCCTCGGCGCCAACCTCACGGACGGCGCCAGCGACGAGGAGATCCGCAGCGCCTACCGCCGGCTGGTCCGCGAGTCGCACCCCGACCGCCACCAGTCTGCCGACGTCGCCTCGCTCGAGGCCCGCGCCCGCACGCTCCGCGCCGTCATCCGCGCCTGGGATGTCTACTCGGGCCGCACGGCGGACGCGGCATGA
- a CDS encoding pseudouridine synthase, whose translation MPLARALSKLGVLSRRQAIAAVLEGRVRVGGEVVREPGRLVSPERDDLRVDEAPARRQATRVIALHKPRGYVTTRVDPQGRPTVYDLLPADAVAAGVQAVGRLDLATSGLLLFTNDTRLAAWLTDPATGVLRTYLVTVRGELADATVARLLAEGVVDQGETLRPREVAVRKRSRRETHLTVVLDEGRNREIRRMFAATGHEVTALKRVAFGPIELGDLPPGATRELEVGIFRFEPAPQP comes from the coding sequence GTGCCGCTGGCGCGCGCGCTCTCCAAGCTGGGCGTGCTCTCGCGCCGCCAGGCTATCGCGGCGGTGCTCGAGGGGCGCGTGCGGGTGGGCGGCGAGGTGGTGCGCGAGCCCGGTCGTCTCGTGTCGCCCGAGCGCGACGACCTGCGGGTCGACGAGGCGCCGGCGCGCCGGCAGGCGACGCGCGTCATCGCGCTGCACAAGCCCCGCGGGTACGTGACGACGCGGGTCGACCCGCAGGGACGACCGACCGTGTACGACCTGCTGCCGGCCGATGCCGTGGCGGCCGGCGTGCAGGCGGTGGGGCGCCTCGACCTGGCCACCAGCGGGCTGCTCCTGTTCACCAACGACACGCGCCTGGCGGCGTGGCTCACCGACCCGGCGACCGGCGTGCTCCGGACCTACCTGGTGACGGTGCGTGGCGAGTTGGCCGACGCGACGGTCGCGCGCCTGCTTGCCGAGGGCGTGGTTGATCAGGGCGAGACCCTGCGGCCGCGTGAGGTCGCCGTGCGCAAGCGATCACGCCGGGAGACACACCTCACCGTGGTGCTCGACGAGGGCAGGAACCGCGAGATTCGCCGCATGTTCGCCGCCACGGGCCACGAGGTGACGGCACTGAAGCGCGTCGCCTTCGGCCCGATCGAGCTGGGGGATCTCCCGCCAGGCGCGACCCGGGAGCTGGAGGTAGGGATCTTCCGCTTCGAGCCTGCTCCCCAGCCCTGA
- a CDS encoding alpha-L-fucosidase codes for MRFAIVAPAVVLVASTAVAQPIAPSIPSASRVAPRPAPSEGEAVPSKAQLQWQRMEMNAFVHFGPNAFTGAEWGSGREQPTIFNPKELDARQWVKAFKAAGMKGVIVTAKHHDGFCLWPTKESTHTVAASPWRGGKGDLLRELSDAARAEGLKFGVYLSPWDRNHPTYGTPEYNDVFVRMLEDVLANYGEIFEVWFDGANGEGPNGKRQVYDWPRFHEVVRRLQPNAVIFSDAGPGIRWIGNERGEAPLTNWAMLDRDRYEPGTGLSMDLPEGSELGKFYVPGECDVSIRPGWFWRAAENGRVKSPRTLLRLYESSVGRNCTLLLNVPPDDRGLVHENDVKALAGMRALVDAVYGTSLVPAGAKGTATSSRASHGPAAVLDADLDSYWAPSVKQASLTIDLGAPVTFDRVRLQEYVAAGQRISLFEIEANVGGAWQRIATGTTIGHTRIVATNVTTASQVRVRIHDARGLPMLASVSIHDSSRANGVAPADAPAH; via the coding sequence ATGCGTTTCGCCATTGTCGCTCCGGCCGTCGTGCTGGTCGCGAGCACCGCGGTCGCCCAGCCCATCGCCCCCAGTATCCCGTCGGCCTCCCGTGTCGCCCCGAGGCCGGCCCCGAGCGAGGGCGAAGCGGTCCCGTCGAAGGCGCAGTTGCAGTGGCAGCGGATGGAGATGAACGCCTTCGTGCACTTCGGGCCCAACGCCTTCACCGGCGCCGAGTGGGGGTCGGGGCGCGAGCAGCCCACCATCTTCAACCCGAAGGAACTCGACGCGCGCCAGTGGGTGAAGGCCTTCAAGGCCGCCGGCATGAAGGGCGTGATCGTCACCGCCAAGCACCACGACGGCTTCTGCCTGTGGCCGACGAAGGAATCCACGCACACGGTGGCGGCCAGCCCGTGGCGCGGCGGCAAGGGCGACCTGCTGCGCGAGCTGTCGGATGCGGCGCGCGCCGAGGGCCTGAAGTTCGGCGTGTACCTCTCGCCGTGGGACCGCAACCACCCGACCTACGGCACGCCCGAGTACAACGACGTGTTCGTGCGCATGCTCGAGGACGTGCTCGCCAACTACGGCGAGATCTTCGAGGTGTGGTTCGACGGCGCCAACGGCGAGGGCCCCAACGGCAAGCGCCAGGTGTACGACTGGCCGCGCTTCCACGAGGTGGTGCGCCGCCTGCAGCCCAACGCGGTGATCTTCAGCGACGCCGGGCCGGGCATCCGCTGGATCGGCAACGAGCGCGGCGAGGCGCCGCTCACCAACTGGGCGATGCTCGATCGCGACCGCTACGAGCCGGGCACCGGCCTGAGCATGGACCTGCCCGAGGGCTCCGAGCTCGGCAAGTTCTACGTGCCGGGAGAGTGCGACGTGAGCATCCGTCCGGGCTGGTTCTGGCGCGCCGCCGAGAACGGGCGCGTCAAGTCGCCGCGCACGCTGCTGCGCCTCTACGAGTCGTCGGTGGGCCGCAACTGCACCCTGCTGCTCAACGTGCCGCCCGACGACCGCGGCCTCGTGCACGAGAACGACGTCAAGGCGCTCGCCGGCATGCGCGCGCTGGTGGACGCGGTCTACGGGACCTCGCTCGTGCCGGCCGGCGCGAAGGGCACGGCCACCTCGTCGCGCGCCTCGCACGGACCGGCCGCCGTGCTCGACGCCGACCTCGACAGCTACTGGGCGCCGAGCGTGAAGCAGGCCAGCCTGACCATCGACCTCGGCGCGCCGGTCACCTTCGACCGCGTGCGCCTGCAGGAGTACGTCGCCGCCGGCCAGCGCATCTCGCTGTTCGAGATCGAGGCCAACGTCGGCGGCGCCTGGCAGCGCATCGCCACCGGCACCACCATCGGCCACACCCGCATCGTCGCCACCAACGTCACGACGGCGTCGCAGGTGCGGGTGAGAATCCACGACGCGCGCGGCCTGCCGATGCTTGCGTCGGTGTCGATCCACGACTCCTCGCGCGCCAACGGCGTGGCCCCGGCCGACGCGCCGGCGCATTGA
- a CDS encoding alkaline phosphatase family protein — protein sequence MNRRQLLQSLAVAPAAAALARPSFAQAPAGSAADHVIAISLDGVRTQEMFGGLDKDILQAVLGPKKKAEEHPLYKAYWRDTREARREAVMPFLWGTFLKDHASIVGDRWAGSVMTLGNTMRFSYPGYAELMTGVPHDDVIDSNDGRYYPFETVLQFLRREFALPQEGVACFGSWDVFKYIPNSKAGDVFTNAGYEDYPSTDPRIAALNAAQHMTVPAWDTARYDHYTWQFALHHLQQHKPKAMWIGLDETDDWSHNKSYVRVIEYLHRFDGWLKDLWTLLQATPGFAGRTALMIVTDHGRGNGAADWSSHGKDTEGAQYVWAIVSAPHWPARGLWKAGHAPASQSQVAATLASLVGKDWKAASPKAGAPLAPPK from the coding sequence ATGAACCGACGCCAACTGCTCCAGTCGCTCGCCGTGGCCCCAGCAGCCGCCGCGCTCGCCCGTCCCTCCTTCGCCCAGGCGCCCGCCGGCTCCGCGGCCGACCACGTCATCGCGATCTCGCTCGACGGCGTGCGCACGCAGGAGATGTTCGGCGGGCTCGACAAGGACATCCTGCAGGCCGTGCTCGGGCCGAAGAAGAAGGCCGAGGAGCACCCGCTCTACAAGGCCTACTGGCGCGACACGCGCGAGGCGCGCCGCGAGGCGGTGATGCCGTTCCTGTGGGGCACGTTCCTGAAGGACCACGCGTCGATCGTCGGCGACCGCTGGGCCGGCAGCGTGATGACGCTCGGCAACACGATGCGCTTCAGCTACCCGGGCTACGCCGAGCTGATGACCGGCGTGCCGCACGACGATGTGATCGACAGCAACGACGGCAGGTACTACCCGTTCGAGACGGTGCTGCAGTTCCTGCGCCGCGAGTTCGCGCTGCCGCAGGAAGGCGTCGCCTGCTTCGGGTCGTGGGACGTCTTCAAGTACATCCCGAACTCGAAGGCCGGCGACGTGTTCACCAATGCCGGCTACGAGGACTACCCGTCCACCGACCCGCGCATCGCGGCGCTCAACGCCGCGCAGCACATGACCGTGCCGGCGTGGGACACCGCCCGCTACGACCACTACACCTGGCAGTTCGCGCTTCATCACCTGCAGCAGCACAAGCCGAAAGCGATGTGGATCGGCCTGGACGAGACCGACGACTGGTCGCACAACAAGTCGTACGTGCGCGTGATCGAGTACCTGCACCGGTTCGACGGCTGGCTGAAGGACCTGTGGACCCTGCTGCAGGCCACGCCCGGGTTCGCGGGGCGGACGGCGCTGATGATCGTGACCGACCACGGGCGCGGCAACGGCGCGGCCGACTGGAGCAGCCACGGCAAGGACACCGAGGGCGCCCAGTACGTGTGGGCGATCGTGTCGGCGCCGCACTGGCCGGCGCGCGGGCTGTGGAAGGCCGGGCACGCACCGGCGTCGCAGAGCCAGGTGGCGGCCACCCTCGCCTCGCTGGTGGGCAAGGACTGGAAGGCGGCGTCGCCGAAGGCCGGCGCGCCGCTCGCGCCGCCGAAGTGA
- a CDS encoding DUF2779 domain-containing protein, with protein MIGFSEVRAGQQCLLRAYKVGRDVPIAPLSALDGRVGTPGPTSMRPESDPLADVRALARPLFAGAESAQGDAARTRALMDAGCPRIVDAVVEADGLRVRVDVLERTARGRWIAVLIRNGVRVSWSLADRAAFTLHVLRAAGHHVAAVHAMLLDETYERPDAGPVDPHRLFVRRSVSFAAGRRRLLRIAASVAATRAALASPDRPAIAPGAHCRDSRDGCPFLDDCTAHLPADWTGWFPRKDKPPIREWLAQGFVRMAAVPVEGRQLPRGAEHARLASRAGGQYVAPTLAAALAPAGPPAYYLDFECVSPAVPLYAGTRPYAVVPFLWSVHHDDAAGNLTHVDDLAPPSTDPPLRRMAEGLIAALGPSSGEPIVVYSSYEWERLRDLAQALPDLAEPLQAIQARLVDLLEVVREHVYDLRFRGSFSIKAVAPALAPEVTYDGLGIRDGLAAAHAYEAVLRGLDRVHPGGVAPGPDRRAQVLADLRAYCARDTLAMVALHRALLRLRHA; from the coding sequence GTGATCGGATTCTCCGAGGTCCGCGCCGGGCAGCAGTGCCTGCTTCGCGCCTACAAGGTAGGGCGCGATGTCCCCATCGCGCCGCTCTCCGCCCTCGACGGCCGGGTGGGGACACCCGGCCCTACCTCGATGCGGCCCGAATCCGACCCGCTTGCGGACGTACGTGCGCTCGCGCGGCCGTTGTTCGCGGGCGCGGAGTCGGCCCAGGGCGATGCGGCGCGCACCCGGGCGTTGATGGACGCGGGTTGCCCGCGCATCGTCGACGCGGTGGTCGAGGCCGACGGGCTGCGCGTGCGGGTGGACGTGCTCGAGCGCACCGCGCGCGGGCGCTGGATCGCGGTGCTGATCCGCAACGGCGTGCGCGTGTCGTGGAGCCTGGCCGACCGGGCGGCGTTCACGCTGCACGTGCTGCGCGCCGCCGGCCATCACGTGGCTGCGGTGCACGCGATGCTGCTCGACGAGACCTACGAGCGCCCCGACGCCGGCCCCGTGGACCCGCACCGCCTGTTCGTGCGCCGCAGCGTCTCGTTCGCGGCGGGTCGGCGTCGGCTCCTGCGGATCGCGGCATCGGTTGCCGCCACGCGCGCCGCGCTGGCCTCTCCCGACCGCCCCGCGATCGCGCCGGGCGCGCACTGTCGCGACAGCCGCGACGGCTGTCCGTTCCTCGACGACTGCACCGCGCACCTGCCGGCCGACTGGACCGGCTGGTTCCCGCGCAAGGACAAGCCGCCGATCCGCGAGTGGCTCGCGCAGGGCTTCGTGCGCATGGCCGCCGTGCCGGTCGAGGGGCGGCAGTTGCCGCGTGGCGCCGAGCACGCCAGGCTGGCGAGCCGCGCCGGCGGGCAGTACGTGGCGCCAACGCTCGCCGCGGCGCTCGCGCCGGCCGGTCCCCCGGCCTACTACCTCGACTTCGAGTGCGTGTCGCCGGCCGTGCCCCTCTACGCCGGCACGCGGCCGTACGCGGTGGTGCCCTTCCTGTGGTCCGTGCACCATGACGATGCGGCGGGGAACCTCACGCACGTGGACGACCTCGCCCCGCCCTCGACGGACCCGCCGCTGCGCCGCATGGCCGAGGGGCTCATCGCCGCCCTCGGCCCATCGTCGGGCGAGCCGATCGTCGTCTACAGCAGCTACGAGTGGGAGCGGCTGCGCGACCTGGCGCAGGCGCTGCCCGATCTCGCCGAGCCGTTGCAGGCGATCCAGGCGCGGCTGGTGGATCTGCTCGAGGTGGTGCGCGAGCACGTGTACGACCTGCGGTTCCGGGGCTCGTTCTCGATCAAGGCGGTGGCGCCGGCGCTGGCGCCCGAGGTGACCTACGACGGCCTCGGCATCCGCGACGGCCTGGCGGCGGCCCATGCCTACGAGGCGGTCCTGCGCGGGTTGGACCGGGTCCATCCCGGAGGTGTAGCCCCCGGCCCTGACCGACGGGCCCAGGTGCTCGCGGACCTGCGCGCCTACTGCGCCCGCGACACCCTCGCGATGGTCGCCCTCCACCGCGCGCTGCTCCGTCTGCGCCACGCGTAG